One window of the Pseudofrankia sp. DC12 genome contains the following:
- a CDS encoding serine hydrolase domain-containing protein, whose translation MEALKQVAEWPVSNVAAVVLVRAADGAVCRAGAVGELGVPFQLASVSKTMSAYAALIAVEEGAFGLDDPAGPPGSTVAHLLAHASGLAFSGPRVLARPGTRRIYSNTGIEELGRALEAATGIAFGEYLAEALFAPLGMTASRLESSPAYGVTSTAADVAAFAAELLRPTLLAAETFTTAASVAFPGLDGVLPGFGMQRPNDWGLGLELRGTKAPHWTGATNSPATFGHFGRLGTFLWVDPVAGVACVCLTDREFGPWAADAWPAFSDAVLAEATTLDV comes from the coding sequence GTGGAGGCGCTCAAGCAGGTGGCCGAGTGGCCGGTCTCGAATGTCGCGGCGGTGGTGCTCGTGCGTGCGGCGGACGGGGCGGTGTGCCGGGCCGGTGCGGTCGGCGAGCTCGGGGTGCCGTTCCAGCTCGCAAGCGTCTCGAAGACGATGTCGGCCTATGCCGCGCTGATCGCCGTCGAGGAGGGCGCGTTCGGCCTCGACGACCCGGCCGGACCGCCCGGATCGACCGTCGCGCACCTGCTGGCACACGCGTCGGGGCTGGCCTTCTCCGGGCCGCGTGTGCTGGCCCGACCGGGGACCCGGCGGATCTACTCGAACACCGGGATCGAGGAGCTCGGCCGGGCGCTGGAGGCGGCCACCGGGATCGCGTTCGGCGAGTACCTGGCCGAGGCGCTGTTCGCCCCGCTTGGCATGACGGCCAGCCGGCTCGAGTCGTCGCCGGCGTACGGCGTCACGTCGACGGCCGCCGACGTGGCCGCGTTCGCCGCCGAGCTGCTGCGGCCCACGCTGCTCGCCGCCGAGACGTTCACCACCGCGGCCTCGGTGGCGTTCCCCGGGCTCGACGGGGTGCTGCCGGGCTTCGGGATGCAGAGGCCGAACGACTGGGGGCTGGGCCTGGAGCTGCGGGGCACCAAGGCACCCCACTGGACGGGGGCGACCAACTCCCCGGCCACTTTCGGGCACTTCGGCCGGCTCGGGACGTTCCTGTGGGTGGACCCGGTCGCCGGGGTGGCCTGCGTCTGCCTGACCGACCGCGAGTTCGGCCCCTGGGCCGCCGACGCCTGGCCCGCCTTCTCCGACGCCGTCCTGGCCGAGGCCACCACCCTCGACGTCTGA
- a CDS encoding geranylgeranyl reductase family protein, protein MRPLDSAPPAVPVTDVAELRDRVADVLVVGGGPAGAAAALAALRHRPDATVVIADLAFFPRDKTCGDGIAPHGLDVLRELGVPDAAAGYRPVDRMRLRTPGGAEVATPSARATHVIPRMVFDARLLAAAQARGARVVRHRVRDVGVTEVGGAPAVVMDGGALAARVVVGADGANSAVRRALGIPVNPPESLAIAVRAYADAPKADVPPEQYIEMTDEGWPAYAWSFPIGDGRANIGFGMLRSQLNATAAARGAAGADERSGRAVLHGTLAAILPEQPAYPGTLRAHHLPMSTARPRQPDGRVLLAGDAASLINPLTGEGIYYALLSGSLAGDAAMAAVVAGRPDGAGGAYRRALAGELGRHLRHTTLLAGLAGRHRALMDAAVHAASRRTELYDTLVEIGLGRGTIPAASLARIVARRALRLGR, encoded by the coding sequence ATGCGCCCCCTGGACTCCGCACCGCCCGCGGTGCCGGTCACGGACGTGGCCGAGCTGCGTGACCGGGTCGCCGACGTGCTGGTCGTCGGCGGCGGGCCGGCCGGTGCCGCCGCGGCCCTCGCGGCGCTGCGCCACCGGCCGGATGCCACAGTGGTGATCGCCGACCTGGCCTTCTTCCCGCGGGACAAGACCTGTGGCGACGGCATCGCTCCGCACGGCCTCGACGTTCTGCGGGAGCTGGGCGTACCGGACGCCGCAGCCGGCTACCGGCCGGTCGACCGGATGCGGCTGCGCACCCCGGGCGGCGCCGAGGTCGCCACGCCGTCGGCCCGGGCCACCCACGTCATCCCGCGGATGGTGTTCGACGCGCGTCTGCTCGCTGCGGCGCAGGCGCGCGGCGCCCGGGTTGTGCGCCACCGGGTTCGCGACGTCGGCGTCACGGAGGTCGGCGGCGCCCCTGCGGTCGTCATGGACGGCGGCGCGCTGGCCGCCCGGGTCGTCGTCGGCGCCGACGGCGCCAACTCGGCCGTGCGCCGGGCGCTGGGCATTCCGGTGAACCCGCCGGAGTCGCTCGCGATCGCCGTGCGTGCCTACGCGGACGCGCCCAAGGCGGACGTCCCGCCGGAGCAGTACATCGAGATGACGGACGAGGGCTGGCCGGCTTACGCCTGGTCGTTCCCGATCGGCGACGGCCGGGCCAACATCGGCTTCGGGATGCTGCGCTCCCAGCTGAACGCCACGGCCGCCGCCCGTGGCGCGGCGGGCGCCGACGAGCGGTCCGGCCGCGCGGTGCTGCATGGCACCCTTGCGGCGATCCTTCCCGAGCAGCCGGCCTACCCGGGGACCTTGCGGGCCCACCACCTGCCGATGTCCACCGCGCGGCCGCGGCAGCCGGACGGCCGGGTGCTGCTGGCCGGTGACGCCGCGTCGCTGATCAACCCGCTGACCGGCGAGGGGATCTACTACGCGCTGCTGTCCGGTTCCCTCGCCGGTGACGCGGCGATGGCCGCCGTCGTGGCAGGCCGGCCGGACGGCGCTGGCGGTGCCTACCGGCGGGCGCTCGCCGGTGAGCTGGGCCGTCATCTGCGGCACACGACCCTGCTGGCCGGCCTCGCCGGCCGGCACCGCGCGCTGATGGACGCCGCCGTCCACGCGGCCAGCAGGCGCACCGAGCTGTACGACACGCTCGTCGAGATCGGCCTCGGCCGGGGCACGATCCCGGCGGCCTCGCTGGCCCGGATCGTGGCCCGCCGAGCGCTTCGGCTGGGCCGCTGA
- the purN gene encoding phosphoribosylglycinamide formyltransferase has translation MTLLPSQTPAGRDPARLVVLASGAGTTLQAILDACQDPAFGARVVAVGTDRPDTGAQRRAAGHGVPVFTVQMGDHADRDAFNAATAQQIAAARPDLLVLAGYMKILDKQVIGRFRTVNTHPSLLPSFPGAHAIREALEHGVRVSGVTVHWVDEGVDTGPIIAQAAVDVRPGDTEDDLRDRIQAVERGLYVATIGKIVRGGA, from the coding sequence ATGACCCTGCTGCCTTCGCAGACCCCCGCGGGCCGTGACCCCGCGCGCCTGGTCGTGCTCGCGTCCGGTGCGGGTACCACGCTGCAGGCGATCCTGGACGCCTGCCAGGACCCGGCCTTCGGCGCGCGGGTCGTAGCGGTGGGGACCGACCGGCCGGACACCGGCGCCCAGCGGCGGGCCGCGGGCCACGGCGTGCCGGTCTTCACCGTCCAGATGGGCGATCATGCCGACCGGGACGCGTTCAACGCCGCGACCGCGCAGCAGATCGCCGCCGCGCGCCCCGACCTGCTGGTGCTCGCCGGGTATATGAAGATCCTGGACAAGCAGGTCATCGGGCGGTTCCGGACGGTCAACACCCATCCGTCGCTGCTGCCGTCGTTCCCGGGCGCGCACGCGATCCGGGAGGCGCTGGAGCATGGCGTGAGGGTCAGCGGGGTCACCGTCCACTGGGTGGACGAGGGCGTCGACACCGGGCCGATCATCGCCCAGGCGGCGGTCGACGTCCGCCCGGGCGACACCGAGGACGACCTGCGTGACCGAATCCAGGCGGTCGAGCGTGGGCTGTACGTCGCAACGATCGGCAAGATCGTGCGTGGCGGCGCCTGA
- a CDS encoding GNAT family N-acetyltransferase: protein MNATGTNVGAVASAPAAIAAPGGYVASLDGAPAAHAASEHTPVDLATVEQGPVEVEIRRIRADEALLLRSLRLLALTDAPRAFSGCVGDELTVAAGDWDRRALDGATRLDDYVAIVTRYGTPCGLARAYTPATAAHRRELAAMWIAPWARGIGAGDALVEAVVAWSRQVGAREVTLWVNLDNAAARRLYERHGFAIDGDPGGEPGDGRRWLRMTQTLAGIEPVGGGAALDSAHGAGSRERW, encoded by the coding sequence ATGAACGCGACGGGGACGAACGTCGGCGCGGTAGCGTCGGCGCCCGCGGCCATCGCCGCGCCTGGCGGATACGTGGCGTCGCTGGATGGGGCGCCCGCCGCCCACGCCGCGAGCGAGCACACGCCGGTCGACCTGGCGACAGTCGAGCAGGGACCAGTCGAGGTCGAGATCCGCCGGATCCGAGCGGACGAGGCGTTGCTGCTGCGGTCGCTGCGGCTGCTCGCGCTCACGGACGCGCCGCGAGCCTTTTCCGGTTGCGTCGGCGACGAGCTGACGGTTGCGGCGGGCGACTGGGACCGCAGGGCGCTCGACGGCGCGACCCGCCTGGACGACTATGTGGCGATCGTGACCCGGTACGGCACGCCGTGTGGCCTGGCCAGGGCCTACACGCCCGCGACGGCGGCTCACCGGCGGGAGCTGGCCGCGATGTGGATCGCGCCGTGGGCGCGGGGCATCGGTGCCGGCGACGCGCTCGTCGAGGCTGTGGTCGCCTGGTCCCGTCAGGTCGGCGCGCGCGAGGTCACGCTCTGGGTCAACCTGGACAACGCCGCCGCGCGGCGGCTCTACGAGCGGCACGGGTTCGCCATCGACGGCGACCCGGGTGGCGAGCCGGGCGACGGCCGTCGCTGGCTGCGGATGACGCAGACACTGGCGGGCATCGAGCCTGTGGGCGGCGGCGCCGCTCTGGACAGCGCCCACGGCGCCGGCTCTCGCGAACGCTGGTAG
- a CDS encoding NADP-dependent isocitrate dehydrogenase, with amino-acid sequence MTDSTIIYTFTDEAPALATYSFLPVIQAYAAAAGVPVDSRDISLAGRIIATFPEYLDEAQRIGDALAELGELALRPEANIIKLPNISASIPQLKAAVAELQAKGYALPDYPDEPKTDEERTVRSRYDSVKGSAVNPVLREGNSDRRAPASVKNYARNHPHRMGAWSADSKTNVATMGQDDFASTEKSAVVDSDGSLRIELAAASGTTTVLKQSVKVLAGEVVDAAVLRVGPLRAFLTAQIARAKAEDVLFSVHLKATMMKVSDPIIFGHMVRAFFPTTFAAYGPTLSAAGLTPNDGLGAILAGLAALPEGDAIKASFEAELAAGPALAMVDSDRGITNLHVPSDIIVDASMPAMIRTSGHMWGPDGKEADTLAVLPDSSYAGVYQVVLDDCRAHGAYDPATMGSVPNVGLMAQQAEEYGSHDKTFEIAADGVVRVVDASGAVVLEQPVAAGDIFRMCQAKDAPIRDWVKLAVTRARATGDPAVFWLDENRAHDAQLIAKVKAYLAEYDTMGLTIEILSPVEATAYSLERIRKGLNTISVTGNVLRDYLTDLFPILELGTSAKMLSVVPLMAGGGLFETGAGGSAPKHVQQLVKENYLRWDSLGEFLALAVSFEQFAQVTGNASAKILGETLDRATGTFLNENKSPARRVGGIDNRGSHFFLALYWAQELAAQTADEQLAAAFAELAKALTDQEATITGELLAVQGSPTDIGGYYQPDPVKASAVMRPSATFNEAIASLNAV; translated from the coding sequence GTGACTGATTCGACGATCATCTATACGTTCACCGACGAGGCGCCGGCCCTGGCCACGTACTCGTTCCTGCCGGTGATCCAGGCGTACGCGGCGGCCGCGGGCGTACCCGTCGACAGCCGCGACATCTCGCTCGCCGGCCGCATCATCGCGACCTTCCCGGAATACCTTGACGAGGCGCAGCGGATCGGTGACGCGCTCGCCGAGCTCGGCGAGCTGGCCCTGCGGCCCGAGGCGAACATCATCAAGCTGCCGAACATCTCGGCCTCGATCCCGCAGCTGAAGGCCGCGGTCGCCGAGCTGCAGGCCAAGGGCTACGCGCTGCCGGACTACCCGGACGAGCCGAAGACCGACGAGGAGCGCACGGTCCGCTCCAGGTACGACTCGGTCAAGGGCAGCGCGGTGAACCCGGTGCTGCGCGAGGGCAACTCGGACCGGCGCGCGCCGGCCTCGGTGAAGAACTACGCCCGCAACCACCCGCACAGGATGGGCGCCTGGAGCGCCGACTCGAAGACGAACGTCGCGACGATGGGCCAGGACGACTTCGCCAGCACCGAGAAGTCAGCGGTGGTCGACTCCGACGGCTCGCTGCGCATCGAGCTGGCCGCGGCGAGCGGCACCACCACGGTGCTCAAGCAGTCGGTCAAGGTCCTCGCCGGCGAGGTCGTCGACGCCGCCGTGCTGCGGGTCGGCCCGCTGCGCGCGTTCCTCACCGCCCAGATCGCCCGGGCCAAGGCCGAGGACGTGCTGTTCTCGGTGCACCTGAAGGCCACGATGATGAAGGTCTCCGACCCGATCATCTTCGGCCACATGGTCCGCGCGTTCTTCCCGACGACGTTCGCCGCCTACGGCCCCACGCTCTCGGCCGCCGGCCTCACCCCGAACGACGGCCTGGGCGCGATCCTCGCGGGCCTGGCCGCGCTGCCCGAGGGCGACGCGATCAAGGCCTCCTTCGAGGCCGAGCTCGCCGCCGGCCCGGCGCTGGCGATGGTGGACTCCGACCGTGGCATCACCAACCTGCACGTGCCGAGCGACATCATCGTCGACGCCTCGATGCCGGCGATGATCCGCACCTCGGGCCACATGTGGGGCCCGGACGGCAAGGAGGCCGACACCCTGGCCGTCCTGCCAGACAGCAGCTACGCGGGCGTCTACCAGGTCGTTCTCGACGACTGCCGGGCCCACGGTGCGTACGACCCGGCAACCATGGGCTCGGTGCCGAACGTCGGCCTGATGGCCCAGCAGGCCGAGGAATACGGCTCCCACGACAAGACCTTCGAGATCGCGGCCGACGGCGTCGTGCGCGTCGTCGACGCCTCCGGCGCGGTGGTTCTCGAGCAGCCGGTCGCGGCGGGCGACATCTTCCGGATGTGCCAGGCCAAGGACGCGCCGATCCGCGACTGGGTGAAGCTCGCCGTCACCCGCGCCCGGGCGACCGGCGACCCGGCGGTGTTCTGGCTCGACGAGAACCGCGCTCACGACGCCCAGCTGATCGCCAAGGTGAAGGCCTACCTGGCCGAGTACGACACCATGGGCCTGACCATCGAGATCCTCTCGCCGGTCGAGGCGACGGCGTACTCGCTGGAGCGGATCCGCAAGGGCCTGAACACCATCTCCGTTACCGGCAACGTGCTGCGCGACTACCTGACCGACCTGTTCCCGATCCTGGAGCTGGGCACCAGCGCCAAGATGCTGTCGGTCGTGCCGCTGATGGCCGGTGGTGGCCTGTTCGAGACCGGTGCCGGCGGCTCGGCGCCGAAGCACGTCCAGCAGCTGGTCAAGGAGAACTACCTGCGGTGGGACAGCCTTGGCGAGTTCCTGGCGCTGGCGGTCAGCTTCGAGCAGTTCGCGCAGGTCACCGGAAACGCCAGCGCCAAGATCCTCGGCGAGACGCTCGACCGGGCGACCGGCACGTTCCTCAACGAGAACAAGTCGCCGGCCCGGCGCGTCGGCGGGATCGACAACCGCGGCAGCCACTTCTTCCTGGCCCTCTACTGGGCCCAGGAGCTCGCCGCGCAGACCGCCGACGAGCAGCTGGCCGCCGCGTTCGCCGAGCTCGCCAAGGCGCTGACCGACCAGGAGGCGACGATCACCGGCGAGCTGCTGGCCGTGCAGGGCTCGCCGACCGACATCGGCGGCTACTACCAGCCCGACCCGGTCAAGGCGAGCGCCGTCATGCGCCCGTCGGCGACCTTCAACGAGGCGATCGCCTCGTTGAACGCGGTCTAG
- the purH gene encoding bifunctional phosphoribosylaminoimidazolecarboxamide formyltransferase/IMP cyclohydrolase — protein MTKPQDATAVPSGDGPAARSTATTASTEVVATGHRPLRRALVSVYDKSGLGELAEAFLAAGVEVVSTGSTAEVLARHGLAVTPVSTLTGFPEVLDGRVKTLHPRVHAGLLADLRLTEHAETLAELDIEPFDLVVVNLYPFRETVASGASEDEAVEQIDIGGPAMIRAAAKNHASVAVVVEPDGYPALIEAVRGSGFDLPARRRLAARAFAHTAGYDAAVASWFASVVAPDETATETGWPDVLTAQWHRSDVLRYGENPHQRAALYVAADDPTPGLATARQLHGKQMSYNNYTDTDAARRAVYDFAEPAVAIIKHANPCGIAVAADIATAHRKAHACDPVSAFGGVIATNRPVTVELAEQIAEIFTEVVAAPGYEPGAVEVLARKPSIRLLQCAPPPHPRGVELRQVSGGLLLQSRDALDAAGDEPSTWTLEAGTPADEETLEDLRFAWRAIRAVKSNAILIASAGATVGVGMGQVNRVDAAKLAVSRAGDRTKGAVAASDAFFPFVDGFQVLADAGVRAVVEPGGSVRDEEVVTAAREAGVTLYFTGVRHFAH, from the coding sequence ATGACGAAGCCGCAGGACGCGACGGCGGTCCCGTCCGGCGACGGCCCGGCGGCCCGGTCCACCGCCACCACCGCCAGCACCGAGGTGGTGGCCACCGGGCACCGCCCGCTGCGCCGGGCGCTGGTGAGCGTCTACGACAAGTCCGGGCTGGGCGAGCTGGCCGAGGCGTTCCTCGCGGCCGGAGTGGAGGTCGTCTCCACCGGCTCCACCGCGGAGGTGCTGGCCCGCCACGGTCTGGCTGTCACTCCGGTCAGCACCCTCACCGGCTTTCCCGAGGTGCTCGACGGCCGGGTCAAGACGCTGCACCCGCGGGTGCACGCCGGCCTGCTGGCCGACCTGCGCCTCACGGAGCATGCCGAGACGCTGGCTGAGCTGGACATCGAGCCGTTCGACCTCGTCGTCGTGAACCTCTACCCGTTCCGGGAGACCGTCGCCTCGGGCGCGAGTGAGGACGAGGCCGTCGAACAGATCGACATCGGCGGGCCGGCGATGATCCGGGCCGCCGCGAAGAACCACGCGTCGGTCGCCGTCGTGGTCGAGCCGGACGGCTACCCGGCGCTGATCGAGGCCGTGCGCGGCTCCGGCTTCGACCTGCCCGCCCGCCGGCGGCTCGCGGCGCGGGCGTTCGCGCACACCGCCGGCTACGACGCCGCGGTCGCGTCCTGGTTCGCCAGTGTCGTCGCGCCCGACGAGACGGCGACCGAGACCGGCTGGCCGGACGTGCTCACCGCCCAGTGGCACCGCTCGGACGTGCTGCGCTACGGGGAGAACCCACACCAGCGGGCCGCGCTCTACGTCGCCGCCGACGATCCGACGCCGGGCCTCGCAACCGCCAGGCAGCTGCACGGCAAGCAGATGTCCTACAACAACTACACCGACACCGACGCGGCCCGGCGCGCCGTCTACGACTTCGCCGAGCCGGCGGTGGCGATCATCAAGCACGCCAATCCGTGCGGGATCGCCGTCGCGGCGGACATCGCGACCGCGCATCGCAAGGCGCACGCCTGCGACCCTGTGTCCGCGTTCGGGGGTGTGATCGCGACCAACCGGCCGGTCACCGTCGAGCTGGCCGAGCAGATCGCCGAGATCTTCACCGAGGTGGTCGCCGCGCCGGGCTACGAGCCAGGCGCGGTGGAGGTGCTGGCCCGCAAGCCATCGATCCGGCTGCTGCAGTGCGCCCCGCCGCCGCATCCGCGCGGCGTCGAGCTACGCCAGGTCTCCGGCGGCCTGCTTCTGCAGTCGAGGGACGCCCTGGACGCGGCCGGCGACGAGCCGTCGACGTGGACGTTGGAGGCTGGCACCCCCGCGGACGAGGAGACGTTGGAGGACCTGCGGTTCGCCTGGCGCGCGATCCGGGCGGTGAAGTCGAACGCGATCCTGATCGCCTCGGCCGGTGCGACGGTCGGGGTCGGCATGGGCCAGGTGAACCGGGTCGACGCGGCCAAACTCGCGGTCAGCCGTGCCGGTGACCGGACGAAGGGCGCCGTCGCCGCCAGCGACGCGTTCTTCCCGTTCGTGGACGGATTCCAGGTGCTCGCCGACGCCGGCGTGCGCGCCGTCGTCGAGCCGGGCGGCTCGGTCCGCGACGAGGAGGTGGTCACAGCGGCGCGCGAGGCCGGCGTGACCCTCTACTTCACCGGTGTGCGCCATTTCGCTCACTAG
- a CDS encoding DUF3017 domain-containing protein, protein MGVPRPGTTPGNPRSGYDEPPRDAVPTALSSSRGWPEPSARRPRASSGPGREGEAGRPAPAAGARVGSRAQAKARRAAEQRRGGPWFVRELALTVALAGVAVGMILVVAQNRWRVGLFGIGTLLLVLAAARLVLPARRLGMLAVRGRLFDAVLLTAFGAAVIGLTLTVPIPPS, encoded by the coding sequence GTGGGCGTGCCGCGTCCGGGCACGACACCTGGCAATCCGCGCTCCGGTTACGACGAGCCGCCCCGCGACGCCGTGCCCACCGCGTTGTCGTCGTCGCGCGGCTGGCCGGAGCCGTCCGCCCGGCGGCCCAGGGCGTCCAGCGGGCCGGGACGGGAGGGCGAGGCCGGCCGGCCGGCACCGGCGGCTGGTGCTCGGGTCGGCTCGCGCGCCCAGGCGAAAGCGCGGCGGGCCGCCGAGCAGCGCCGCGGCGGGCCCTGGTTCGTGCGCGAGCTCGCGCTGACGGTGGCGCTGGCGGGGGTCGCCGTCGGGATGATCCTGGTGGTGGCGCAGAACCGGTGGCGGGTCGGGCTGTTCGGCATCGGAACCCTGCTCCTCGTCCTGGCGGCGGCGCGGCTGGTGCTCCCGGCGCGCCGGCTGGGCATGCTCGCCGTGCGCGGCCGGCTGTTCGACGCCGTCCTGCTGACCGCGTTCGGCGCCGCCGTGATCGGCCTGACCCTCACGGTGCCAATCCCGCCCTCCTAG
- a CDS encoding YhjD/YihY/BrkB family envelope integrity protein, with the protein MPGGIPPVVDGIRGTIDTARRGVTGGVSTTRRSLPPLDHAIRAYARYGANGGDRLAASTTYYMFLSFFPLVALLFAATGFVVDSYPNLKDEIIRQINGYLPGLADKLNIGSLGTLKVGIGVLGLVGLLLAGLAFVSALRDAIRLMWHQSTDAGNLITRRLRDIRVLAGLGLLVAVSLALTSLATSANGVLLRATGMAGSSWASWSARGLGVLLALIADLMVFLYLFWRLPRRTSRRAVARAALLGAVGIEVFKLVGTWLVGKTTDNPMYGTFAVLVGLLIWINIVMRWTLFAAAWAVTAPGDSDVFPSGTAEQDATEPGSSSEQDDSASAARDGQPDETPDEAATARTDEATRTAAAPDDTADSPADRHSPADRHSPADRHWLADRFRGVVLRRHPATARHPARLPGAAAGAPRPADPPSARTAPHDEATPAAPASTRGEDGQGSR; encoded by the coding sequence GTGCCAGGGGGTATTCCGCCTGTCGTGGACGGCATCCGCGGCACCATCGACACGGCCCGCCGGGGCGTCACCGGCGGCGTCTCGACGACCCGGCGATCGCTCCCACCGCTCGACCACGCCATCCGCGCCTACGCCCGCTATGGAGCGAACGGCGGCGACCGGCTGGCGGCCTCGACCACGTACTACATGTTCCTGTCGTTCTTCCCGCTAGTCGCGTTGCTGTTCGCGGCGACCGGCTTCGTCGTCGACTCGTACCCAAACCTCAAGGACGAGATCATCCGACAGATCAACGGCTACCTGCCTGGGCTGGCCGACAAGCTGAACATCGGCAGCTTGGGCACGCTCAAGGTCGGAATCGGCGTACTCGGCCTCGTGGGTCTGTTGTTGGCCGGGTTGGCGTTCGTGTCGGCCCTGCGGGACGCGATCCGCCTGATGTGGCACCAGAGCACCGACGCCGGCAACCTGATCACCCGACGGTTGCGAGACATCCGGGTACTCGCGGGGCTCGGCCTGCTGGTGGCGGTCTCGTTGGCGCTGACGAGCCTCGCGACGTCCGCGAACGGCGTACTCCTGCGGGCGACCGGGATGGCGGGCAGCTCCTGGGCCTCCTGGTCGGCCAGAGGACTGGGCGTGCTGCTGGCCCTGATCGCCGACCTGATGGTGTTCCTGTACCTGTTCTGGCGGCTGCCCCGGCGGACGAGCCGTCGCGCGGTTGCCCGGGCCGCCCTGCTCGGGGCGGTCGGCATCGAGGTCTTCAAGCTGGTCGGAACGTGGCTGGTCGGCAAGACGACCGACAACCCGATGTACGGCACCTTCGCGGTGCTCGTCGGGCTGCTCATCTGGATCAACATCGTGATGCGCTGGACGCTGTTCGCAGCGGCCTGGGCCGTCACCGCACCAGGAGACTCCGACGTCTTCCCGTCCGGCACCGCCGAGCAGGACGCGACGGAGCCTGGCTCCTCCTCGGAGCAGGACGACTCGGCCTCGGCTGCCCGGGACGGCCAGCCAGACGAGACCCCCGACGAGGCGGCAACAGCCAGGACCGACGAGGCCACCAGGACGGCGGCGGCACCGGACGACACGGCGGACTCGCCCGCCGACCGGCACTCGCCCGCCGACCGGCACTCGCCCGCCGACCGGCACTGGCTCGCCGACCGGTTCCGCGGAGTCGTCCTGCGGCGCCATCCCGCCACGGCCCGGCACCCCGCCAGGCTGCCAGGCGCGGCGGCGGGAGCCCCTCGGCCGGCGGACCCGCCGTCAGCCAGGACGGCGCCCCACGACGAGGCGACGCCGGCCGCCCCCGCCTCCACTCGAGGCGAGGACGGCCAGGGCAGCCGCTAG